A stretch of Cystobacter ferrugineus DNA encodes these proteins:
- a CDS encoding M48 family metalloprotease translates to MEPLFTPEQLAEIKAYHQPLYIGSAASPLVYVGVLALILGALVRPFHRGAEACAAWLSRRLAFLETAPVSRVILQALDRIWGEPGWGTALLFALFVDLFIQLVHTPSNIYFDYVLEHRYGMSTYTPLRYVLDELKGLALSAIATSMLVLGLYGLARRVKRWWLVLGIPSALLLLVASALDPFRAQLYFEQAPLEPGPLRERITALMARAHVPFEDVRVEKTSVASKRLQAYFAGQGPTRTIVLNDVIVKELSPEEILAAVAHEAGHVHEPKWPGRIASSVALIALLFAIDRVLRLSARRGWFGTTRFADIRTLPLLWLLSFLVFFLSTPVSAAFSREREREADRYALQLTRDPAAFRRMLVKAARVNKMDPDPPRWAVLKGHSHPPLSERLAAVPPAP, encoded by the coding sequence ATGGAGCCCCTCTTCACGCCCGAGCAGCTCGCCGAGATCAAGGCCTACCACCAGCCGCTCTACATCGGGAGCGCGGCGAGTCCACTGGTCTATGTCGGCGTCCTCGCCCTCATCCTCGGCGCGTTGGTGCGGCCCTTCCACCGGGGCGCCGAGGCCTGCGCGGCCTGGCTCTCCCGCCGGCTCGCCTTCCTCGAGACGGCCCCCGTCAGCCGCGTCATCCTCCAGGCCCTGGACCGGATCTGGGGTGAGCCGGGCTGGGGCACCGCGCTCCTCTTCGCGCTGTTCGTGGACCTCTTCATCCAGCTCGTCCACACCCCCTCGAACATCTACTTCGACTACGTGCTGGAGCACCGCTACGGCATGTCCACGTACACCCCACTGCGCTACGTGCTGGACGAGCTCAAGGGCCTGGCGCTCTCGGCCATCGCCACCTCCATGCTGGTGCTCGGGTTGTATGGACTGGCCCGCCGGGTGAAGCGCTGGTGGCTGGTGCTGGGCATCCCCTCGGCGCTGCTGCTGCTGGTCGCCTCGGCCCTGGATCCCTTCCGCGCGCAGCTCTACTTCGAGCAGGCCCCCCTGGAGCCCGGCCCCCTGCGCGAGCGCATCACCGCGCTCATGGCCCGCGCGCACGTGCCCTTCGAGGACGTCCGGGTGGAGAAGACCTCCGTGGCCAGCAAGCGCCTGCAGGCCTATTTCGCCGGCCAGGGCCCCACTCGCACCATCGTGCTCAACGACGTCATCGTGAAGGAACTCTCGCCCGAGGAGATCCTCGCCGCGGTCGCCCACGAGGCGGGCCACGTGCACGAACCGAAATGGCCAGGGCGGATCGCCTCCTCGGTGGCGCTGATCGCGCTCCTCTTCGCCATCGACCGGGTACTCCGGCTCTCGGCCAGGCGCGGGTGGTTTGGCACCACGCGCTTCGCCGACATCCGCACCCTGCCCCTGTTGTGGCTGCTCTCCTTCCTCGTCTTCTTCCTGAGCACGCCCGTGTCCGCCGCCTTCTCCCGCGAGCGCGAACGCGAGGCCGACCGCTACGCCCTCCAGCTCACCCGGGACCCCGCCGCCTTCCGGCGCATGCTCGTGAAGGCCGCCCGGGTGAACAAGATGGACCCCGATCCTCCGCGCTGGGCCGTCCTCAAGGGGCACAGCCACCCGCCTCTGAGCGAGCGGCTGGCGGCTGTCCCCCCCGCCCCTTGA
- a CDS encoding tetratricopeptide repeat protein, whose amino-acid sequence MSATWRKWVWVGVLGLVGCRTTGSAGRDTSGEPRREVHFDAERVTGNAELAALNDEELFAAGTSAFAAKDFVQATLYFERLADFHPQSPHRREAIYQAGLAHERLEQWEAAARRFSELADAKQGTGDALESVFRLAETHYHLERYPEAAQLLATVAGREDLPVGKRLEAQVQQGVCELEAGQPEKAEATLRHAISTYEGLADKDEVQDYYPAQAHFFIGEIYRLRYADVALDPGKGADALANDLNDKAELLLSAQGHYLRAIRVGNGHWATAAGTQIGSLYEDLYEKLVNSPAPKELDEEQAEIYREELRQRVRVLLTKAIDVYEQTLEAAERIGSHNTFVDKTRQSLEKMKALLLQDTENAAPAGTPPRS is encoded by the coding sequence ATGTCGGCCACCTGGCGCAAATGGGTGTGGGTGGGAGTGCTGGGTCTGGTGGGCTGCCGGACGACGGGGTCCGCGGGCAGGGACACCTCGGGCGAGCCCCGGCGGGAAGTGCACTTCGACGCGGAGCGGGTGACGGGAAACGCGGAGCTCGCGGCGCTCAACGACGAGGAGCTCTTCGCGGCCGGGACGTCGGCCTTCGCGGCCAAGGACTTCGTCCAGGCGACGCTCTACTTCGAGCGGCTGGCGGACTTCCATCCCCAGAGCCCCCACCGGCGCGAGGCCATCTACCAGGCGGGACTCGCCCACGAGCGGCTGGAGCAGTGGGAGGCGGCGGCCCGGCGCTTCTCCGAGCTGGCCGACGCGAAGCAGGGCACCGGCGACGCGCTGGAGTCCGTCTTCCGCCTCGCCGAGACGCACTACCACCTGGAGCGCTACCCGGAGGCCGCGCAACTGCTGGCCACGGTCGCGGGACGCGAGGACCTGCCCGTGGGCAAGCGCCTGGAGGCCCAGGTGCAGCAGGGCGTGTGCGAGCTGGAGGCCGGACAGCCCGAGAAGGCGGAAGCCACGCTGCGCCACGCCATCTCCACCTACGAGGGGCTCGCGGACAAGGACGAGGTGCAGGACTACTACCCCGCCCAGGCCCACTTCTTCATCGGGGAAATCTACCGGCTGCGCTACGCGGACGTGGCGCTCGACCCGGGCAAGGGCGCCGATGCGCTCGCCAACGACCTGAACGACAAGGCCGAGCTGCTCCTGTCCGCGCAGGGCCACTACCTGCGTGCCATCCGCGTGGGCAATGGCCACTGGGCCACGGCCGCCGGCACGCAGATCGGCTCGCTCTACGAGGACCTGTACGAGAAGCTCGTGAACTCCCCGGCCCCCAAGGAGCTGGACGAGGAGCAGGCGGAGATCTACCGCGAGGAGCTGCGCCAGCGGGTGCGCGTGCTGCTCACCAAGGCCATCGACGTCTACGAGCAGACCCTGGAGGCGGCCGAGCGCATCGGCTCCCACAACACGTTCGTCGACAAGACGCGCCAGAGCCTGGAGAAGATGAAGGCGCTGCTGCTCCAGGACACGGAGAACGCCGCCCCCGCCGGCACCCCGCCCCGCTCCTGA
- a CDS encoding ArnT family glycosyltransferase, with product MSSASPVSSPPSRLPGASSPLSAVPDAAPDPSTRLLIGLLIAAALLPRLVLMPFNENFYGDAVARTELAERWAREPHVITSYGDGTYQFGPLHLYLVGAALKVVADKALAGRLVSLLFGVLAVVPLFSLTRRLFGWRAGMVAGLSLSVWGMHLQMSTTAASEALSLFLMLWVFALVAQGLDENRMGPLFGAAAVLNLACATRYDAWLFMPLLCLALLFWGPDRIAGLTRAVGFGIVCLPFPLLWMQGNEMAHGDPFFPIRAVEQFHDAWVKDGIARVGPWRYRLESLAFWPAMALLTLSPGVALLGMVGMWRTWRTRPDVRWLTLAAVVPTAYFTFRAAVLLDFQPLGRFTVTELALLIPFVGSGFEACVGSRGAGVRRALAGVCAVLAVAVPVAMGLYTFRADGGLRDSLRPVSPTSTNPVPLMQVARFLKDEVAAKGGAAVLDEDPNYMDLQLAFFSGLDDERLARVRWATFRDHLRRAQPEYLVRFEQGRLVKDPGVKWDGGRTLVLDGVEYAELDGFSPPLHVYRRR from the coding sequence ATGTCGTCCGCCTCGCCGGTTTCCTCCCCGCCCTCGCGCCTTCCAGGCGCTTCGTCCCCCCTCTCCGCGGTGCCCGATGCCGCGCCGGATCCCTCCACCCGGCTGCTGATTGGTCTGCTGATCGCCGCGGCGCTGCTGCCTCGTCTGGTGTTGATGCCCTTCAACGAGAACTTCTACGGGGACGCGGTGGCGCGCACGGAACTCGCCGAGCGCTGGGCACGTGAGCCGCACGTGATCACGTCCTACGGAGACGGGACCTACCAGTTCGGTCCGCTCCACCTCTATCTCGTGGGGGCGGCGCTCAAGGTGGTGGCGGACAAGGCGCTCGCGGGCCGCCTGGTGAGCTTGCTGTTCGGTGTGTTGGCCGTGGTGCCCCTCTTCTCGCTCACCCGGCGGTTGTTCGGCTGGCGCGCGGGCATGGTGGCGGGGCTGTCGCTGAGCGTCTGGGGCATGCACCTGCAGATGTCCACGACGGCCGCCAGCGAGGCGCTCTCGCTCTTCCTCATGCTGTGGGTGTTCGCGCTGGTGGCCCAGGGACTGGACGAGAACCGCATGGGCCCTCTCTTCGGGGCGGCGGCGGTGCTCAACCTGGCGTGCGCCACGCGCTACGACGCCTGGCTGTTCATGCCGCTGCTGTGCCTGGCGCTGCTCTTCTGGGGGCCGGACCGGATCGCCGGCCTCACGCGCGCGGTGGGTTTCGGCATCGTGTGTCTGCCGTTTCCGCTGCTGTGGATGCAGGGCAACGAGATGGCGCATGGGGATCCCTTCTTCCCCATCCGCGCGGTGGAGCAGTTCCATGACGCCTGGGTGAAGGACGGCATCGCCCGGGTGGGTCCGTGGCGCTACCGCCTGGAGAGTCTGGCCTTCTGGCCCGCCATGGCGCTGCTCACCCTGTCGCCCGGAGTGGCCCTGCTGGGCATGGTGGGCATGTGGCGCACGTGGCGCACGCGGCCGGACGTGCGCTGGCTGACGCTCGCGGCGGTGGTGCCCACCGCGTACTTCACCTTCCGGGCCGCGGTGTTGCTGGACTTCCAGCCGCTCGGGCGCTTCACCGTGACGGAGCTCGCGCTGCTGATTCCCTTCGTGGGGTCTGGCTTCGAGGCGTGCGTGGGCTCGCGCGGGGCCGGAGTGCGCCGGGCCCTGGCCGGCGTGTGCGCGGTGCTGGCGGTGGCGGTGCCCGTGGCCATGGGCCTCTACACGTTCCGCGCCGATGGCGGCCTGCGCGACAGCCTGCGGCCCGTGAGCCCCACCTCCACCAACCCGGTGCCCCTGATGCAGGTGGCCCGCTTCCTCAAGGACGAGGTCGCCGCCAAGGGCGGCGCGGCCGTGCTCGACGAGGATCCGAACTACATGGACCTCCAGCTCGCCTTCTTCTCCGGCCTGGACGATGAGCGGCTCGCCCGGGTGCGCTGGGCCACCTTCCGCGATCACCTGCGCCGCGCCCAGCCGGAGTACCTCGTGCGCTTCGAGCAGGGCCGGCTGGTGAAGGACCCGGGCGTGAAGTGGGACGGGGGACGCACGCTGGTACTCGATGGCGTGGAGTACGCTGAGCTCGACGGCTTCTCCCCGCCGCTGCACGTGTACCGGCGCCGCTGA
- a CDS encoding tetratricopeptide repeat protein, producing the protein MGRVIKYEGAAMDTATVRKLEAFVRGEATWAEVEGMTFEEAKAIARVGCDLAGAGRHEEARILFEGLVAGNPHDAASRAALGTVYQKLGRLQEALTEYSAALERDPGNPVALVNRGELYLRQGNRQGFTDIANAVEADPEGATLAGRRARALVKAIALAAVEKMKGEAARA; encoded by the coding sequence ATGGGACGGGTCATCAAATACGAGGGGGCGGCCATGGACACGGCGACGGTGCGGAAGCTCGAGGCGTTCGTGCGGGGGGAGGCGACGTGGGCGGAGGTGGAGGGGATGACGTTCGAGGAGGCGAAGGCCATCGCCCGGGTGGGGTGTGATCTGGCGGGGGCGGGGCGCCACGAGGAGGCGCGCATCCTCTTCGAGGGGTTGGTGGCGGGCAATCCGCACGACGCGGCGAGCCGGGCGGCGCTGGGCACGGTGTACCAGAAGCTGGGCCGGCTGCAGGAGGCGCTCACCGAGTACAGCGCGGCGCTGGAGCGCGATCCGGGCAATCCGGTGGCGCTCGTCAACCGGGGCGAGCTGTACCTGCGGCAGGGCAACCGGCAGGGCTTCACCGACATCGCCAACGCCGTGGAGGCGGATCCCGAGGGAGCGACCCTGGCGGGACGGCGGGCCCGGGCGCTGGTGAAGGCCATCGCGCTGGCGGCGGTGGAGAAGATGAAGGGAGAAGCGGCGCGGGCGTAG
- the ruvX gene encoding Holliday junction resolvase RuvX, with product MRTLGLDVGTKTIGVAVSDPLGLTAQTVTTIRRSGLKADLAALKALVEEYEAQGFVVGLPLNMDGSEGPRAEATRKFVDVLTQTFGLPVELCDERLSTVAAQRTLLEADLSRARRREVIDQMAAQFILQGWLDARSIARATNVHADEDDDPEE from the coding sequence ATGCGCACCCTGGGCCTCGACGTGGGCACCAAGACGATCGGCGTCGCCGTTTCAGACCCCCTGGGCCTCACCGCCCAGACGGTCACCACCATCCGGCGAAGTGGCCTCAAGGCGGACCTCGCCGCGCTCAAGGCGCTGGTGGAGGAGTACGAAGCCCAGGGCTTCGTCGTCGGGCTGCCGCTCAACATGGATGGGAGCGAGGGACCGCGCGCCGAGGCGACTCGCAAGTTCGTCGACGTGCTCACCCAGACGTTCGGCCTGCCCGTGGAGCTGTGTGACGAGCGCCTGTCCACCGTGGCCGCCCAGCGAACCCTGCTCGAGGCGGATCTGTCTCGTGCCAGGCGTCGCGAGGTCATCGATCAGATGGCCGCCCAGTTCATCCTCCAGGGCTGGTTGGATGCCCGGAGCATTGCTCGGGCCACGAACGTCCATGCCGATGAGGACGACGACCCGGAGGAGTAG
- a CDS encoding ArsA family ATPase, whose protein sequence is MGALFDKRLWIVSGKGGVGKSTVAAALALRSARAGRRTLVCEVNTQERISGLLGHRPVGPQVTALEANLWAVDVRPQEAMREYALMVLRFETLYKTVFENKVVRYFLRFIPSLQELVLLGKILFHAQEKRPDGQPLWDTIVMDAPATGHAITFLRVPQVLMQTVPPGPMAREALKMKDLLEDPAVTAAVLVSLPEDMPVNETLELHAALRDQVRVRTHAAVLNATFPERFTEDDLEALVDHPELLQLARAHHARAAQTVLAQLKLERNLHVPVHSVPRIFTPCFDRSAIEQIMTHLEPLVTGKAAP, encoded by the coding sequence ATGGGCGCGCTGTTCGACAAGCGGTTGTGGATTGTTTCCGGCAAGGGAGGCGTGGGCAAGAGCACCGTCGCCGCCGCCCTGGCCCTGCGCTCGGCACGCGCGGGCCGCCGAACCCTGGTGTGCGAGGTCAATACCCAGGAGCGCATCAGCGGCCTGCTCGGACACCGCCCCGTGGGCCCCCAGGTCACTGCCCTGGAAGCCAACCTGTGGGCCGTGGACGTGCGCCCCCAGGAGGCCATGCGAGAGTACGCGCTCATGGTCCTGCGCTTCGAGACCCTCTACAAGACGGTCTTCGAGAACAAGGTGGTGCGCTACTTCCTGCGCTTCATCCCCTCGCTGCAGGAGCTGGTGCTGCTCGGGAAGATCCTCTTCCACGCCCAGGAGAAGCGCCCGGATGGCCAGCCCCTGTGGGACACGATCGTCATGGACGCGCCGGCCACGGGCCATGCCATCACCTTCCTCCGGGTGCCCCAGGTGCTCATGCAGACGGTGCCCCCCGGGCCCATGGCCCGCGAGGCACTGAAGATGAAGGATCTCCTGGAGGATCCGGCGGTGACGGCCGCGGTGCTGGTGTCGCTGCCCGAGGACATGCCGGTGAACGAGACACTCGAGTTGCACGCGGCGCTGCGCGACCAGGTGCGGGTGCGCACCCACGCGGCGGTCCTCAACGCCACCTTCCCCGAGCGCTTCACCGAGGATGACCTGGAGGCCCTGGTGGACCACCCCGAGCTGCTCCAGCTCGCCCGGGCCCACCACGCCCGCGCGGCCCAGACGGTGCTCGCGCAGCTCAAGCTGGAGCGCAACCTGCACGTGCCCGTCCACTCCGTGCCGCGCATCTTCACCCCCTGCTTCGACCGCTCGGCCATCGAGCAGATCATGACCCACCTGGAGCCGCTGGTGACGGGGAAGGCGGCCCCATGA
- a CDS encoding ArsA family ATPase, producing the protein MNALSEALASKRVLVSVGSGGVGKTTVSATLALRAAVDGRSSLVCTIDPAKRLANSLGLNALGNVEAEVPASALEPLGITARARLHAMMLDMKQTWDDLIVKNAPADKREKILANRFYQSLSSALAGSQEYVAMEKLWELRTQRDYELIVLDTPPTAHALDFLEAPNRVLDFLDNEAARWLLTPALAAGKVGLSLFNLGSSYMAKTISRFTGTETLQELAAFMLSIAPMNESFRVRARGVRELLEAEQTGFVLVTSPGRERLDEVVHFHELLEQNEMETVAVVVNRVHPMPSPSLWEEAQSLVPARRAKVEQTLREMTLLAEQDARGILELQAACEGTPLVQVPRFELDVHDIGALWRTGRFLMGEEVIPLPTPQLAAGTGTP; encoded by the coding sequence ATGAACGCGCTGTCAGAAGCCCTCGCGTCCAAGCGCGTCCTGGTATCCGTCGGTTCCGGCGGCGTGGGCAAGACGACCGTCTCCGCGACGCTCGCCCTGCGCGCCGCGGTGGATGGCCGCAGCAGCCTCGTGTGCACCATCGACCCGGCCAAGCGGCTCGCCAACTCGCTCGGGCTCAATGCCCTGGGCAACGTGGAGGCCGAGGTGCCCGCCAGCGCCCTGGAGCCGCTGGGCATCACCGCCCGCGCCCGCCTGCACGCGATGATGCTGGACATGAAGCAGACGTGGGACGATCTCATCGTCAAGAACGCCCCCGCCGACAAGCGCGAGAAGATCCTCGCCAACCGCTTCTACCAGTCCCTGTCCAGCGCGCTCGCCGGCAGCCAGGAGTACGTGGCGATGGAGAAGCTCTGGGAGCTGCGCACCCAGCGCGACTACGAGCTCATCGTGCTCGACACGCCGCCCACCGCGCACGCGCTCGACTTCCTGGAAGCCCCCAACCGGGTGCTGGACTTCCTCGACAACGAGGCCGCCCGGTGGCTGCTCACCCCGGCGCTCGCCGCGGGCAAGGTGGGCCTGTCGCTCTTCAACCTGGGCAGCAGCTACATGGCGAAGACCATCTCCCGCTTCACCGGCACGGAGACGCTGCAGGAGCTGGCCGCCTTCATGCTCTCCATCGCCCCCATGAACGAGAGCTTCCGGGTGCGGGCACGCGGCGTGCGCGAGCTGCTGGAGGCGGAGCAGACAGGCTTCGTCCTGGTGACGAGCCCCGGCCGGGAGCGCCTGGACGAGGTGGTGCACTTCCACGAGCTGCTCGAGCAGAACGAGATGGAGACGGTGGCGGTGGTGGTCAACCGCGTCCACCCGATGCCCTCCCCTTCCCTCTGGGAGGAGGCCCAGAGCCTCGTTCCCGCCCGGCGCGCGAAGGTGGAACAGACGCTGCGCGAGATGACGCTGCTGGCCGAACAGGACGCCCGCGGCATCCTCGAGCTGCAAGCCGCCTGCGAGGGCACGCCCCTGGTGCAGGTGCCGCGCTTCGAGCTGGACGTGCATGACATCGGCGCCCTGTGGCGCACCGGACGCTTCCTCATGGGTGAAGAGGTGATTCCCCTCCCGACGCCCCAGCTCGCGGCTGGCACGGGAACCCCATGA
- a CDS encoding PAS domain-containing protein, producing the protein MVLIAGLFLRSSHALTEASFRLARTLDFINEADHLIALVKEAETSQRGYLLLREERALAAYEEARRLIGPSLDRLRALSPDDARQRERLDRMDSLIQREFASMDRPLALMRAGKPDAALQSLRAEAEQRGMDELWKVERMMDQEEERRLAEQNAELARASEQADLIVLGGSGFLLAFLGIAAFSSRRDMRLREREQLERERARTREHETRMEAEGERQRLYYQRIILQVPAAVGLFRAADRRCELANPALVKLYGGRELEGRTARDVLAEPPGGRLVEMFDTVLSTGQPYTTNGYRLVLERATDGRTSESFVNLTYQPLQDARGQVDAVLLFAVEVTEQVGARRAAEEALSQRQRAETALRENEAHLRRTLKASDVGSWEADLRTRRVVWSAHAEAMSGVAPHTFPGTVDAFLALVHPEDRALLAQRLTPSPNDPGEFRLEYRVLRADGGVRWHENRGRVLFDDAGQPAKLAGVLLDITQRKLAEQSQRESENRFRILAETIPQLIWMSRADGAAEYFNPRWYEYTGQTPEQARGDGWMRALHPDDVAPTLATMRRAVASGEPYVVEYRLRRGPDAAYRWFITRGLALRDTAGNCTHWIGASTDIDDQKRGAESLRFLSEMSGVLAASLDHAETLRQVARLAVPTLADWCIVDVMGEKELMERVEVAHADPALSDLADTLRRFPPRPSSTSPATQAMRTDQTFYLAEVTGANLQHFTLEAEHLRVALALKLRSVVSVPLLARGRTLGVLTFLTTSLSGRRYERGDVLRLEEVAHRAALAIDNARLFSLARTERERAEEANRLKDEFLATVSHELRTPLTAMIGWLKLLRDGRLPPAKHARALETVDRNAHAQAQLIEDLLDVSRIVSGKLRLEPQPVHLAGIIQAAMESIRPAAEAKGMRLNAEFDTWDDVVMGDASRLQQVVWNLLSNAVKFSPGDHDVWLRLRREDGAVELAVEDEGPGIPEEFMPHLFERFRRLEGSSTRQHGGLGLGLAIVRHLVELHGGTVHATSRAPGRGAVFTVRLPPSPSSLAPESSGPSTPSSAPTTWPALAGRHILVVDDQDDSREMLRLVMEDHGARVSTAASAQEALRVLAVERPDLLVSDIGMPGEDGYALINRVRALPPTQGGTIGAVALTAYARVEDRARALTAGFDMHVTKPVEPDELLSVLSNLVALSPRG; encoded by the coding sequence GTGGTCCTCATCGCCGGCCTCTTCCTGCGCTCGAGCCACGCACTGACCGAGGCCTCCTTCCGTCTGGCGCGCACCCTGGACTTCATCAACGAGGCAGACCACCTGATCGCCCTGGTGAAGGAAGCGGAGACGAGCCAGCGCGGCTATCTGCTGCTGCGCGAGGAGCGCGCCCTGGCCGCCTACGAGGAAGCACGGCGGCTCATCGGCCCCTCCCTCGATCGCCTGCGCGCCCTCTCGCCAGATGACGCCCGCCAGCGGGAGCGGCTCGACCGGATGGACTCGCTCATCCAGCGGGAGTTCGCATCAATGGATCGGCCCCTCGCGCTCATGCGGGCCGGCAAGCCGGACGCCGCGCTCCAGTCGCTGCGCGCGGAAGCGGAACAGCGCGGGATGGACGAGTTGTGGAAGGTCGAACGGATGATGGACCAGGAGGAGGAGCGGCGCCTCGCGGAGCAGAACGCGGAGCTGGCCCGGGCCTCCGAACAGGCCGACCTCATCGTCCTGGGAGGCAGCGGCTTCCTCCTCGCATTCCTCGGCATCGCCGCGTTCAGTTCCCGGCGCGACATGCGCCTGCGGGAGCGGGAACAGCTCGAGCGCGAACGGGCGCGCACGCGGGAGCACGAAACCCGGATGGAGGCGGAGGGCGAGCGGCAGCGCCTGTACTACCAGCGCATCATCCTGCAGGTCCCCGCCGCGGTGGGCCTGTTCCGGGCGGCGGATCGGCGCTGCGAGCTGGCCAACCCCGCGCTCGTGAAGCTCTACGGCGGCCGGGAGTTGGAGGGCCGCACCGCGCGCGACGTCCTCGCCGAGCCCCCGGGCGGCCGCCTCGTCGAGATGTTCGACACGGTGCTGAGCACCGGGCAGCCCTATACGACCAATGGCTATCGCCTCGTGCTCGAGCGCGCCACGGATGGCCGGACGTCCGAGTCCTTCGTCAACCTCACCTACCAGCCCCTGCAGGATGCACGCGGGCAGGTGGATGCCGTGCTGCTGTTCGCGGTGGAGGTGACGGAGCAGGTGGGCGCGCGGCGCGCGGCGGAGGAGGCCCTGTCCCAGCGCCAGCGGGCGGAGACCGCGCTGCGTGAGAACGAGGCCCACCTGCGGCGGACCCTGAAGGCCTCGGACGTGGGCTCCTGGGAAGCGGACCTGCGCACCCGGCGCGTGGTGTGGTCCGCCCACGCCGAGGCGATGTCCGGCGTGGCACCCCACACCTTTCCGGGCACCGTGGACGCCTTCCTGGCGCTCGTCCATCCCGAGGATCGCGCGCTGCTGGCCCAGCGCCTGACGCCCTCGCCCAATGACCCGGGCGAGTTCCGCTTGGAGTACCGCGTCCTGCGCGCGGACGGCGGTGTGCGCTGGCACGAGAACCGGGGCCGCGTCCTGTTCGACGACGCCGGACAGCCGGCGAAGCTCGCCGGCGTGCTCCTGGACATCACCCAGCGCAAGCTCGCCGAGCAGTCGCAGCGCGAGTCGGAGAACCGCTTCCGCATCCTCGCGGAGACCATCCCCCAGCTCATCTGGATGTCGCGCGCGGATGGGGCGGCCGAGTACTTCAACCCGCGCTGGTACGAGTACACGGGACAGACCCCCGAGCAGGCCCGGGGAGATGGCTGGATGCGCGCCCTGCACCCGGACGACGTCGCGCCCACGCTCGCGACGATGCGGCGCGCGGTCGCCAGCGGAGAGCCCTATGTCGTCGAGTACCGGCTGCGCCGGGGCCCGGACGCGGCCTACCGCTGGTTCATCACGCGGGGCCTGGCCCTGCGCGACACCGCGGGCAACTGCACCCACTGGATTGGCGCCAGCACGGATATCGACGACCAGAAGCGCGGCGCCGAGTCCCTGCGCTTCCTCTCCGAGATGAGCGGCGTGCTGGCGGCCTCGCTGGATCACGCGGAGACCCTCCGGCAGGTGGCCCGCCTCGCCGTGCCCACGTTGGCCGACTGGTGCATCGTGGACGTGATGGGCGAGAAGGAACTCATGGAGCGGGTCGAGGTGGCCCACGCCGACCCCGCGCTCTCGGACCTCGCCGACACCCTGCGGCGCTTCCCCCCCCGGCCCTCCTCCACCTCCCCCGCCACCCAGGCGATGCGCACGGACCAGACCTTCTACCTGGCCGAGGTGACGGGCGCGAACCTGCAGCACTTCACCCTCGAGGCCGAGCACCTGCGCGTCGCGCTGGCGCTCAAGCTGCGCTCGGTCGTGTCCGTACCGCTGCTGGCGCGAGGCCGCACGCTCGGCGTGCTGACGTTCCTCACCACCTCGCTCTCCGGCCGCCGCTACGAGCGCGGCGACGTGCTGCGGCTCGAGGAGGTGGCGCACCGCGCGGCGCTCGCCATCGACAACGCGCGGCTCTTCTCCCTCGCCCGCACGGAGCGCGAACGGGCCGAGGAGGCCAACCGGCTCAAGGACGAGTTCCTCGCCACCGTCAGCCACGAGCTGCGCACGCCCCTCACGGCGATGATCGGCTGGCTGAAGCTCCTGCGGGATGGACGCCTGCCCCCCGCCAAGCATGCGCGCGCGCTGGAGACCGTGGACCGCAACGCTCACGCCCAGGCCCAGCTCATCGAGGACCTGCTGGACGTCAGCCGCATCGTCTCCGGCAAGCTGCGGCTGGAACCCCAGCCGGTCCACCTGGCGGGCATCATCCAGGCGGCCATGGAGTCCATTCGTCCCGCGGCGGAGGCCAAGGGCATGCGCTTGAACGCCGAGTTCGACACCTGGGACGACGTGGTGATGGGGGACGCGAGCCGCCTGCAGCAGGTGGTGTGGAACCTGCTGTCCAACGCGGTGAAGTTCTCCCCCGGAGACCACGACGTCTGGCTGAGGCTGCGGCGCGAGGACGGCGCGGTGGAGCTGGCGGTGGAGGATGAGGGTCCGGGCATTCCCGAGGAATTCATGCCCCACCTCTTCGAGCGCTTCCGCCGGCTGGAAGGAAGCAGCACACGCCAGCATGGGGGTCTGGGACTGGGGCTCGCCATCGTGCGTCACCTGGTGGAGTTGCACGGCGGGACGGTGCACGCCACCAGCCGGGCACCGGGCCGGGGCGCCGTCTTCACCGTCCGCCTGCCACCTTCTCCGTCCTCTCTCGCGCCGGAATCCTCCGGGCCCTCCACGCCCTCGAGCGCCCCCACCACCTGGCCCGCCCTGGCCGGGCGGCACATCCTCGTCGTGGATGACCAGGACGACAGCCGCGAGATGCTCCGGTTGGTGATGGAGGACCACGGGGCACGTGTCAGCACCGCCGCCTCCGCCCAGGAGGCCCTGCGCGTGCTCGCCGTCGAGCGGCCCGACCTGCTCGTCTCGGACATTGGCATGCCCGGCGAGGACGGCTACGCGCTCATCAACCGGGTGCGCGCCCTGCCCCCCACCCAGGGAGGGACGATTGGCGCGGTGG